A single Vespula vulgaris chromosome 3, iyVesVulg1.1, whole genome shotgun sequence DNA region contains:
- the LOC127062194 gene encoding uncharacterized protein LOC127062194 isoform X2 translates to MAAKKLHNRENGNIGRVQQWLQDQSFCTLNIYEFLLTLQFKKLQNQQGNKIYDKDIHRTYKYFLRYLHNNLDFLQKKWLSILFIHDIATKPPIRSFFYFNNGSNFSERVHKIWSLSSCTTEQYLKVDKCYVAINTNPMSLEMAHSSVEADSVNHLETITSENLGVDFEESQLPIYTSTINATHSAHITQTDHEDNVSTTDFKHDNTLTTYSDSCRTKDLNKIALMDYLVNDSSATSSSINSQHEYSSGSSIENAKKVILHNDEIAEYENEVLGDPFYESDCGSEGNETSESAPKENDEYKEKVLGKLEDEEMHDNCSQAESTCAENMQHKLTDFTSSSVCNNSNTSNHYFIDASSLNDEMEILNINVKEDGRNAGSYMSVSADFAQTLSSTTADQFYKFTCPFKVTNLQNECSKIVEFEPEMKVTKYFQPFADIARITKVNSTLISKDDVNKGTNKESLAVEIKEADSGESTHASPCPDNSTNINNCQDKINVNSDENLLLDITNDELENPKKSTTNFTGDTQQPLLIRRNTFELDSSDKLSVLRQEYERRQGNLVFQSAIPQYSGHRVDSDMISSVAPDSTAVPINDVLNNYTSDIQVATTNMQYHTRYLSLDSYEHKIDKKILENNYLLQNSITNSDILYPAVDITNDKVASHSYADDDNAYKCSNSLPVTVDCNIENVKSIDVIRKTKRNETAPIISGGVSTSDFTKPIDSPIVQRKTESTPIVSGGSVIMDDTKDRPSRMSSSMTAWIVDMSDCTKNESGSSAKDNSVTNMSQSFSTSECVKNSVRSNNHEKYSSLGFFVNLNNVESREEVPVKENVENKKESYKTDKAYCEFYIDISNKNDFPKNKKIVKEDTNHKNVEEGDKKNIFSMFIDLGDPQKTTENAQKTTHKRNLSSFTDKRMETKIDEVVTSENSNTLQEDQDLNSTKSIKEKPKRGVFMFIESDSPIVRRRTLSSSRSVLKRHSWNIDKTQSNNGNGQPAKELIIKKEHKRAHSLSVDQRDLKKMQTKQSSSSHSLSDAAGGESTNHKNSNFLQELESNSNNNMDTSTEECLAYDIKDTPPNSHIEIIDKELRASIKHQQYKELGNDREQQLEDDPKIYEDEYSDVSGWGKTCTGSTNGQTRKSETFDISSGSGPSPNSDHRDYELSDLLSRDVETTANKHPIIPSTGNKILETHKSLNETIKKIECELKGPEYEKLDTTYNNHTSISNTDENLVSHDVKELKLNKKKSSSKFVRLSDLTETSGHSHTSEYLIGKENRATYRMSSSIPETSWIESKLVMSRTNDSVRTLSRVFSSVMSTSLPSKQKSPLEDLTGDGEAEGIISESDISSMQSSMGRSGAEGSTEETETSSLAGGKPYNRLGEDLLRMFLEEINPDVTIDVAGRRIRAHKCILSSRCQYFAAILSGGWIESAGNVISLQGYSYNAVHFALRHIYSGESNIPDCISIVELATLADMLCLEGLKEVIGYTLKVKYCHLFHKPCQVCAVGVLECMPLAAAYGLDEIYRKSLRWITRHFVRIWPCKAFATLPRELMEKCYLQHIVHMSTDNVLQTMMDCDKLLATLPNVRWAEPVYRMVSNLLETSLKFLADNFAAILNNENFQSLGRDLTWNISRLEDNFLSAAERLPPEQACKSYSKLHKMLSSTQTDNFQTKMKWGPLFIEFLKKIQVRVEKCLVREAARAARSTTWLKMDLELRRRIQELACLVILPHETSRYQSRHSNFIKESKTSSACSANRNLDLKRVKMAISEHNDKTMKQMSTTQTRKVLNKPKSDPVERKMQEDNKPSTSDAPNRPKSWPNKIEVKSRYLEPRTKFVPKENVSVSQDKVIIQRRKITISSSDSSRTSSPATKRVTEKKPIARVKLPVKKDVKALSSDSLTESNMTRPNKKKNVISKSCGITRPESPSFKQKSTEIGLSVDSLAESKNKASIVKKNVNKMDTSISTDSLMTEITANPKSNTLQKLSPTLGKSINKTQIYDKTKKNILPIQQKNPMTVTRRPPRSLENSTAASRSRAAAISAYHGSPNLRRNLLDAAKTPDISSKSVNNVTCRISNARQALQSTTMVNSIVKREKKDNSATQQGSDNSSRKSSPKSGINRLNKPALTNKKSSSKVNDEKIKTKCHTEETPKQLTVGSRSGTFLKDEPTILKKTDIASSQIST, encoded by the exons ATGGCTGCAAAAAAGTTACACAACAGGGAAAATGGAAATATAGGAAGAGTACAACAGTGGTTGCAAGATCAATCATTCTGTACTTTAAACATATATGAATTTCTTTTGACTTTGCAATTTAAGAAATTGCAGAATCAGCAAgggaataaaatttatgataaagatATCCATcgaacatataaatattttttaag ataTTTGCACAATAACTTGGATTTCTTACAAAAGAAATGgctatcaatattatttattcacgaTATTGCTACTAAACCTCCAATAAGAAgttttttttacttcaataATGGATCAAATTTCAGTGAAag AGTACATAAAATATGGTCACTATCAAGTTGTACAACTGAACAATATCTGAAGGTGGACAAATGCTATGTTGCGATAAATACAAATCCTATGTCATTAGAAATGGCTCATTCTAGTGTAGAAGCTGACTCAGTCAATCATCTTGAAACTATAACTTCAGAAAATTTGGGTGTAGATTTTGAGGAATCACAATTACCAATATATACTTCAACTATTAATGCAACGCATTCAGCTCATATTACACAAACAGATCATGAAGACAATGTATCTACTACTGATTTCAAGCATGATAATACTTTGACCACTTATAGTGATTCGTGTCGTAcaaaagatttaaataaaatagcaTTAATGGATTATCTTGTAAATGATAGCAGTGCTACAAGCTCTTCTATAAATAGCCAACATGAATATTCATCAGGTTCATCAATAGAAAATgctaaaaaagtaatattacataatGATGAGATTGCAGAGTATGAAAATGAAGTTCTTGGTGATCCATTTTATGAATCAGATTGTGGAAGTGAAGGAAATGAAACATCAGAATCTGCtccaaaagaaaatgatgaatataaagagaaagtatTAGGGAAGttagaagatgaagaaatgCATGATAATTGTTCCCAAGCAGAAAGTACATGTGCAGAGAACATGCAACACAAATTGACTGATTTCACGAGTTCATCAGTATGCAATAATTCTAATACAAGCAATCATTACTTTATAGATGCATCTTCTCTGAATGATGAAAtggaaattttaaatataaatgttaaagaaGATGGTAGGAACGCAGGATCTTATATGTCTGTTTCTGCTGATTTTGCACAGACTTTATCAAGTACTACTGCAGATCAATTCTATAAGTTTACATGTCCATTTAAAGTAACAAATTTACAGAATGAATGTAGTAAAATTGTGGAATTTGAACCGGAAATGAAAGTAACAAAATACTTTCAACCATTTGCTGACATAGCTAGGATAACGAAAGTTAATTCTACATTAATCAGCAAAGATGATGTGAATAAAGGTACAAACAAAGAGTCATTAGCCGTAGAAATTAAAGAAGCAGATAGCGGTGAAAGTACACATGCTTCACCTTGTCCTGATAATAGCacaaatatcaataattgtcaagataaaataaatgtaaacagTGATGAGAACTTACTCTTGGATATTACAAATGATGAGTTAGAGAATCCTAAAAAAAGTACTACAAATTTTACTGGAGATACACAGCAACCattattaataagaagaaatacatTTGAACTTGATTCAAGTGATAAGCTTTCTGTTTTAAGGCAAGAATATGAACGTAGACAAGGCAATCTTGTTTTTCAAAGTGCCATACCACAATATTCAGGACACCGTGTAGATAGTGATATGATTTCTAGTGTGGCACCAGATTCAACAGCTGTACCTATTAATgatgtattaaataattatacttctGATATTCAAGTAGCAACTACAAATATGCAGTATCATACAAGATATTTATCTTTAGACAGTTATGaacataaaattgataaaaagatattagaaaataattatcttctgCAAAATAGTATTACTAATTCTGATATATTATATCCTGCAGTAGATATAACAAATGATAAAGTTGCATCACACAGTTATGCAGATGATGATAATGCGTATAAGTGTAGCAATAGCTTACCAGTTACTGTAGATtgtaatatagaaaatgttaaatcTATAGATGTCATCagaaaaactaaaagaaatgaaactgCTCCTATTATTTCTGGTGGTGTTAGCACATCAGATTTTACAAAACCCATCGATAGTCCTATCGTACAACGTAAAACAGAATCCACACCTATTGTATCAGGTGGTTCTGTGATTATGGATGATACTAAAGATAGACCATCAAGAATGTCTTCTTCCATGACAGCATGGATTGTAGATATGAGTGATTGTACAAAAAATGAATCAGGATCAAGCGCAAAAGATAACTCTGTAACAAATATGTCACAAAGCTTTTCTACTTCTGAATGTGTTAAGAATTCTGTAAGATCTAACAACCATGAAAAGTATAGCAGTTTAGGTTTTTTTgtcaatttaaataatgtagAATCAAGGGAAGAGGTACCAGTCAAAGAAAATgtggaaaacaaaaaagagtcATATAAAACTGATAAAGCATATTGTGAATTCTATAttgatatatctaataaaaatgattttccgaagaataaaaagattgtAAAAGAGGATACGAATCATAAAAACGTTGAAGAAGGTGATAAGAAGAACATATTCTCTATGTTTATTGATTTAGGTGATCCACAAAAAACAACTGAAAATGCTCAGAAAACAACGCATAAACGAAATTTATCATCATTTACTGATAAACGCATGGAAACGAAAATTGACGAAGTTGTGACAAGTGAAAACTCTAATACTCTTCAAGAGGATCAAGATTTAAATTCAACaaaatctataaaagaaaaaccaaaacgAGGtgtttttatgtttattgaaTCTGATTCTCCTATAGTAAGAAGACGAACGTTGTCATCTTCACGATCAGTTTTAAAACGTCATTCGTGGAATATCGATAAAACACAAAGTAATAATGGCAATGGACAACCTGCTaaggaattaataataaaaaaagaacacaaacGCGCGCATAGCTTGTCAGTAGATCAAAGGGATTTGAAGAAGATGCAAACAAAGCAAAGTTCTTCTAGTCATTCTCTTAGTGATGCTGCAGGAGGTGAATCCACAAACCATAagaattcaaattttttacaagAATTGGAAagtaattctaataataatatggatACATCCACAGAAGAATGTTTGGCATATGATATAAAGGATACGCCACCAAACTCTCACATAGAAATCATTGATAAGGAACTACGTGCGAGTATCAAACATCAACAATACAAGGAATTAGGTAATGATAGAGAGCAGCAGTTGGAAGATGATCCAAAAATATATGAGGACGAGTATTCAGACGTGTCTGGATGGGGGAAGACTTGCACAGGAAGTACTAATGGACAAACACGTAAAAGTGAAACATTTGACATTAGCAGTGGCAGTGGGCCATCTCCAAATAGTGATCATCGTGATTATGAATTATCAGATTTATTAAGCAGGGATGTGGAAACTACAGCTAATAAACATCCAATTATTCCTTCGACTggcaataaaatattagaaactcataaatctttaaatgaaacaattaagaaaatagaatGTGAGTTAAAAGGCCCAGAGTATGAAAAATTAGATACAACTTATAACAATCATACATCTATATCAAATACAGATGAAAATCTTGTTAGCCATGATGTAAAGGAGCTAAaattgaataagaaaaaatcaagTTCTAAATTTGTGAGACTTTCGGACTTAACTGAAACATCAGGACATTCTCATACATCAGAATATTTAATTGGCAAGGAAAATAGAGCTACATATCGTATGAGTAGTAGTATTCCAGAAACATCTTGGATCGAAAGTAAATTAGTTATGTCAAGAACAAATGATTCAGTAAGAACTCTCTCACGAGTATTTTCTTCTGTCATGAGTACTTCACTACCGTCGAAACAAAAGTCACCGCTTGAAGATTTAACTGGAGATGGTGAGGCAGAAGGTATCATTTCTGAGAGTGACATAAGTAGCATGCAAAGCAGCATGGGACGTTCTGGAGCTG aaggAAGTacagaagaaacagaaacatCAAGTTTGGCTGGAGGAAAACCATATAATCGATTGGGTGAAGATTTATTAAGAATGTTTTTGGAAGAGATTAATCCAGATGTTACAATTGATGTAGCTGGAAGACGAATTAGGGCACATAAGTGTATATTAAGTTCTCGTTGTCAATATTTTGCGGCGATTCTTAGTGGTGGATGGATTGAAAGTGCAGGAAATGTGATATCTTTGCAAGG ATATTCTTATAATGCAGTTCATTTTGCACTACGTCATATATATAGCGGAGAAAGCAATATACCAGATTGTATAAGTATTGTCGAATTAGCTACATTAGCTGATATGCTGTGTCTAGAGGGTCTTAAAGAAGTTATAGGTTATACTCTGAAAGTCAAATATTGTCATCTTTTTCATAAA CCTTGCCAAGTATGTGCTGTTGGAGTTTTGGAGTGTATGCCATTAGCTGCAGCTTATGGGCTGGAtgaaatatatcgtaaatCTCTAAGATGGATAACAAGACATTTTGTAAGAATATGGCCGTGCAAAGCATTTGCAACCCTTCCAAGAGAATTGATGGAAAAGTGTTATTTACAGCATATAGTACATATG TCTACAGATAATGTACTTCAAACTATGATGGATTGTGATAAACTGTTAGCAACTTTACCGAATGTACGCTGGGCAGAACCAGTATACAGAATGGTTTCAAACTTGTTAGAAACATCACTAAAATTTTTAGCAGACAATTTTGCAgctatattaaataatgaaaattttcaatcacTTGGTCGTGATTTAACATGGAATATAAGTCGTTTGGAGGATAACTTTTTATCAGCTGCAGAACGTTTGCCACCTGAACAAGCATGTAAAAGTTAttcaaaattacataaaatgtTGTCATCCACGCAAACAGATAACtttcaaacaaaaatgaaatggGGTCCGTTATTTATTgagtttttaaagaaaattcaagtTCGTGTTGAAAAATGTTTGGTTCGTGAGGCAGCGAGGGCTGCAAGATCGACAACATGGTTAAAAATGGATTTGGAACTTCGCCGTAGAATACAAGAATTAGCATGTCTGGTTATTCTACCACACGAAACATCGAGATATCAATCGAGGCATTCGAACTTTATAAAG gaaTCAAAAACATCGTCTGCTTGCTCAGCAAATCGCAATTTAGATCTAAAACGTGTGAAAATGGCTATATCGGAACATAATGATAAAACAATGAAGCAAATGTCAACGACGCAAACGCgaaaagttttaaataaaCCTAAAAGCGATCCCGTTGAACGAAAAATGCAAGAGGATAATAAACCAAGCACCAGTGATGCACCAAATCGACCTAAGTCATGGCCCAATAAAATAGAG gTAAAATCTAGATATTTAGAACCAAGAACCAAATTTGTACCTAAAGAAAATGTGTCAGTAAGTCAAGATAAAGTGATAATACAACGACGAAAAATCACAATTTCATCGTCAGACTCATCGCGTACATCTAGTCCTGCGACAAAACGAGTGACAGAGAAGAAGCCTATAGCAAGAGTAAAGCTGCCTGTAAAAAAAGACGTGAAAGCTCTTTCGTCTGATAGTTTGACAGAATCGAACATGACCAGAccaaacaagaagaaaaatgtgatCAGTAAAAGTTGTGGTATCACTCGTCCCGAATCACCATCCTTTAAACAGAAAAGCACAGAAATTGGATTGTCTGTGGATTCATTAGCAGAATCTAAGAACAAGGCATcgattgtaaagaaaaatgttaacaaAATGGATACGTCAATATCTACGGATAGTCTTATGACAGAAATAACTGCAAATCCTAAATCTAATACGTTGCAGAAATTATCACCAACATTAGGAAAAAGTATAAACAAAACacaaatttatgataaaacgaagaaaaatatattgccAATTCAACAGAAGAATCCAATGACAGTAACACGTAGGCCACCAAGATCATTAGAGAATTCAACCGCGGCCAGTAGAAGTAGAGCAGCAGCTATAAGTGCTTATCACGGTTCACCTAATCTACGTAGGAATCTTTTAGATGCTGCAAAGACACCGGATATTTCAAGTAAATCAGTAAATAATGTTACTTGTAGGATATCAAATGCACGACAAGCTTTACAATCGACCACTATGGTTAATTCTAtcgtgaaaagagaaaagaaagataatagcGCTACTCAACAAGGATCGGATAACTCTAGCAGAAAATCTTCCCCTAAATCTGGCATTAACAGATTAAATAAGCCGGCCcttactaataaaaaatcatcttCCAAGGTCAACGATGAAAAGATCAAAACAAAGTGCCATACCGAAGAGACTCCCAAACAACTTACAGTGGGTTCTAGATCAGGCACGTTTCTTAAAGATGAGCCTACAATACTTAAAAAAACGGACATTGCGTCATCTCAGATAAGTACTTAA